Proteins encoded in a region of the Watersipora subatra chromosome 5, tzWatSuba1.1, whole genome shotgun sequence genome:
- the LOC137397419 gene encoding protamine-like → MVSARAKPQNAADEAEGSILRRRSSSMRNPAHGAVRKRKTGDGEAMERRRRRRRNRSGKSRSRSRSRRGRRRRSRRRRSRRSKGKRSRSRRRRSRRRRSRRSKKSSKKGGRRRRRRSRRGRRSKSAGR, encoded by the exons ATGGTTTCTGCAAGAGCTAAGCCCCAAAATGCTGCTG ATGAAGCAGAAGGCAGCATATTGCGACGCCGATCCTCTTCCATGAGGAATCCAGCTCATGGAGCTGTTCGGAAGAGAAAAACCGGAGATGGCGAAGCAATGGAGAGACGTCGGCGTAGGCGACGCAACAGATCAGGAAAGAGCAGAAGCAGGAGTAGGAGCAGACGTGGCCGACG AAGGCGGTCTCGACGTAGGAGAAGCAGGAGATCAAAAGGAAAGAGATCTCGATCAAGAAGGAGACGATCGAGGAGACGAAGATCAAGGAGGTCAAAAAAATCCTCAAAAAAAGGTGGAAGACGTCGTAGGCGCAGAAGCAGGAGAGGACGACGATCAAAATCTGCAGGAAGATAA
- the LOC137396885 gene encoding CCAAT/enhancer-binding protein homolog 2-like, with the protein MPKENPKRPWPAKNTDEYSEKRSQNNVAVRRSREKAKLKQAETQGKVEGLKVENVNLEHKVETLKKELSVLKDLFTAHASGAAAASSVNTNNSIPPTASPQKGDAVLLDHIYTKDTTIASSSPT; encoded by the exons ATGCCGAAAGAAAACCCCAAAAGACCATGGCCTGCCAAAAACACTGATGAATATAGCGAGAAAAGATCTCAAAACAATGTCGCAGTTAG GCGCAGCAGAGAAAAAGCAAAGTTAAAACAAGCAGAAACACAGGGCAAGGTAGAAGGACTGAAGGTTGAGAATGTAAATCTGGAACACAAAGTAGAGACATTGAAG AAAGAGTTGTCTGTGCTGAAAGATCTCTTTACAGCGCACGCCAGTGGAGCTGCAGCTGCGTCCTCTGTCAACACGAATAATTCCATTCCTCCCACCGCTTCTCCTCAG AAAGGAGACGCAGTGCTGCTAGATCATATCTATACCAAGGATACTACTATAGCTAGTTCATCACCTACCTGA